One Pelodiscus sinensis isolate JC-2024 unplaced genomic scaffold, ASM4963464v1 ctg100, whole genome shotgun sequence DNA segment encodes these proteins:
- the CREB3 gene encoding cyclic AMP-responsive element-binding protein 3 isoform X1: protein MSCPAEVAALAEEELLSFLLAGDSPCAAFPGADAKLPGDWGLLEPELLDEKEVEDFLSALLSPFGQGHSPPDSDSSFSEDQTTVPMPWSPASDLASSPSSSAVVQVDHSYSLHRDGAVLQRARAEMAEGDIFIDLDAWGDSGSAEETPGDIAVPVDDLGPGSPVQSGFPELTLTEEEKRLLQKEGVSLPAHLPLTKAEERLLKRVRRKIRNKQSAQDSRRRKKVYMDGLESRYRGKRVVACTAQNHQLQKKVQLLQKENMSLLEQLRKLQALVRQSSTKTTTASTCIVVLLLSFCLILSPSLYPLGARVQPEELRGVLSRQIREYPSQGPRFQAGAAPQREGPTLEGLTLEAEKASLPGSLNGSREGGRSPPRPEHSAAVKSNSSSDPPAGAGSEPGPAQQLPARGPLHSAEAAAWEPERQEWVARTPSVVIQQHRVDEM, encoded by the exons ATGTCGTGTCCAGCAGAGGTGGCTGCCTTGGCAGAGGAAGAGCTGCTCAGCTTCCTCCTAGCGGGCGATTCCCCCTGTgcggcgttccctggggccgACGCCAAGCTGCCGGGAGactgggggctgctggagcccgAG CTCCTGGATGAGAAGGAGGTGGAGGACTTCCTCAGCGCCCTGCTGAGCCCCTTTGGGCAGGGCCACTCGCCCCCCGACAGCGACAGCAGCTTCTCCGAGGACCAGACCACAGTCCCCATGCCCTGGTCCCCGGCCAGcgacctggccagcagcccttccaGCTCGGCCGTGGTGCAGGTGGACCACAGCTACTCCCTCCATCGCGACGGGGCGGTGCTGCAGCGCGCGAGAGCGGAGATGGCAGAAGGAGACATCTTCATTGACCTCG ATGCGTGGGGGGACTCTGGAAGTGCAGAGGAGACGCCAGGAGACATTGCGGTGCCTGTGGATGACTTGGGGCCTGGGTCCCCCGTGCAG TCTGGCTTCCCCGAGCTCACCCTGACAGAAGAGGAGAAACGGCTTCTGCAGAAGGAGGGTGTCTCCTTGCCAGCCCACCTGCCCCTGACCAAG GCTGAGGAGCGGCTCCTGAAGAGAGTCCGTCGAAAGATCCGGAACAAGCAGTCGGCCCAGGACAGTCGGCGCAGGAAGAAGGTCTATATGGACGGCTTGGAGAGCAGGTACCGGGGCAAGCG GGTGGTGGCCTGCACGGCGCAGAACCACCAGCTCCAGAAGAAGGTGCAGCTGCTGCAGAAGGAGAACAT GTCTCTGCTCGAGCAGCTGCGGAAGCTCCAGGCCCTGGTGCGACAGTCCTCAACCAAGACCACCACCGCCAGCACCTGCATCGTG GTCCTGCTCCTGTCCTTCTGCCTcattctctcccccagcctctacccgctgggagccagggtgcagccggaggagctccgagggg TGCTGTCTCGGCAGATCCGCGAGTACCCCAGTCAGGGGCCCCGGTTTCAGGCAGGAGCCGCCCCGCAGCGGGAGGGGCCCACGCTGGAAGGGCTGACCCTGGAAGCCGAGAAGGCCTCGCTGCCAGGCAGCCTCAATGGCTCCCGGGAGGGGGGCCGGAGCCCGCCCCGGCCAGAGCACAGCGCGGCCGTCAAGAGCAACTCCTCCTCCGACCCTCCGGCAGGGGCTGGCTCGGAGCCGGGTCCTGCCCAGCAGCTGCCTGCGAGGGGCCCCCTGCACTCAGCCGAGGCGGCAGCCTGGGAGCCGGAGAGGCAGGAGTGGGTGGCGCGCACCCCCAGCGTGGTGATCCAGCAGCACCGAGTAGACGAGATGTGA
- the CREB3 gene encoding cyclic AMP-responsive element-binding protein 3 isoform X2 → MSCPAEVAALAEEELLSFLLAGDSPCAAFPGADAKLPGDWGLLEPELLDEKEVEDFLSALLSPFGQGHSPPDSDSSFSEDQTTVPMPWSPASDLASSPSSSAVVQVDHSYSLHRDGAVLQRARAEMAEGDIFIDLDAWGDSGSAEETPGDIAVPVDDLGPGSPVQSGFPELTLTEEEKRLLQKEGVSLPAHLPLTKAEERLLKRVRRKIRNKQSAQDSRRRKKVYMDGLESRVVACTAQNHQLQKKVQLLQKENMSLLEQLRKLQALVRQSSTKTTTASTCIVVLLLSFCLILSPSLYPLGARVQPEELRGVLSRQIREYPSQGPRFQAGAAPQREGPTLEGLTLEAEKASLPGSLNGSREGGRSPPRPEHSAAVKSNSSSDPPAGAGSEPGPAQQLPARGPLHSAEAAAWEPERQEWVARTPSVVIQQHRVDEM, encoded by the exons ATGTCGTGTCCAGCAGAGGTGGCTGCCTTGGCAGAGGAAGAGCTGCTCAGCTTCCTCCTAGCGGGCGATTCCCCCTGTgcggcgttccctggggccgACGCCAAGCTGCCGGGAGactgggggctgctggagcccgAG CTCCTGGATGAGAAGGAGGTGGAGGACTTCCTCAGCGCCCTGCTGAGCCCCTTTGGGCAGGGCCACTCGCCCCCCGACAGCGACAGCAGCTTCTCCGAGGACCAGACCACAGTCCCCATGCCCTGGTCCCCGGCCAGcgacctggccagcagcccttccaGCTCGGCCGTGGTGCAGGTGGACCACAGCTACTCCCTCCATCGCGACGGGGCGGTGCTGCAGCGCGCGAGAGCGGAGATGGCAGAAGGAGACATCTTCATTGACCTCG ATGCGTGGGGGGACTCTGGAAGTGCAGAGGAGACGCCAGGAGACATTGCGGTGCCTGTGGATGACTTGGGGCCTGGGTCCCCCGTGCAG TCTGGCTTCCCCGAGCTCACCCTGACAGAAGAGGAGAAACGGCTTCTGCAGAAGGAGGGTGTCTCCTTGCCAGCCCACCTGCCCCTGACCAAG GCTGAGGAGCGGCTCCTGAAGAGAGTCCGTCGAAAGATCCGGAACAAGCAGTCGGCCCAGGACAGTCGGCGCAGGAAGAAGGTCTATATGGACGGCTTGGAGAGCAG GGTGGTGGCCTGCACGGCGCAGAACCACCAGCTCCAGAAGAAGGTGCAGCTGCTGCAGAAGGAGAACAT GTCTCTGCTCGAGCAGCTGCGGAAGCTCCAGGCCCTGGTGCGACAGTCCTCAACCAAGACCACCACCGCCAGCACCTGCATCGTG GTCCTGCTCCTGTCCTTCTGCCTcattctctcccccagcctctacccgctgggagccagggtgcagccggaggagctccgagggg TGCTGTCTCGGCAGATCCGCGAGTACCCCAGTCAGGGGCCCCGGTTTCAGGCAGGAGCCGCCCCGCAGCGGGAGGGGCCCACGCTGGAAGGGCTGACCCTGGAAGCCGAGAAGGCCTCGCTGCCAGGCAGCCTCAATGGCTCCCGGGAGGGGGGCCGGAGCCCGCCCCGGCCAGAGCACAGCGCGGCCGTCAAGAGCAACTCCTCCTCCGACCCTCCGGCAGGGGCTGGCTCGGAGCCGGGTCCTGCCCAGCAGCTGCCTGCGAGGGGCCCCCTGCACTCAGCCGAGGCGGCAGCCTGGGAGCCGGAGAGGCAGGAGTGGGTGGCGCGCACCCCCAGCGTGGTGATCCAGCAGCACCGAGTAGACGAGATGTGA